A single window of Actinoallomurus bryophytorum DNA harbors:
- the ligA gene encoding NAD-dependent DNA ligase LigA → MATGIPDEARQRHGELSQELDDANYRYYVLDQPTISDADYDRLMRQILELESEHPELITPDSPTQKVGSPITTEFDTVEHLERMQSLDNAFSTDELSAWVARAEKEVGTLASFLCELKIDGLAVNLTYEQGRLVRGATRGDGRTGEDITNNIRTIEAIPTQLKGEDIPDVLEVRGEVYLPVEAFEKLNESLVDAGKAPFANPRNGAAGSLRQKDPRVTAKRPLNMIVHGFGTWTGGTQPESQSHAYEVMRSFGLPVSDRYTVVDGLEEVRHYIEHYGENRHEPAYEIDGVVVKVDQLTLQRRLGSTSRWPRWAIAWKYPPQEVNTRLLDIRVGVGRTGRVTPYGVMEPIKVAGSTVAYATLHNADEVRRKGVKIGDMVVLRKAGDVIPEIVGPVADLRDGSEREFAMPTHCPECDTELRAQKEGDVDIRCPNARNCPAQLRERLYFVAGRGAFDIEALGYVAATALTQPLEPDDPPVKNEGDLFHLDIDELKKIKSVVREQRTGLPKIDPKTGEEKVVTFFATKAGEPKKTVDKLFEELEKAKRQPLWRVLVGLSIRHVGPTAAQALAREFRSMDRIIEASEEELTAVEDVGPTIAAAVKDWFEVDWHREIVEKWRAAGVRMEDEGSEGPRPLEGVSVVITGSLESHSRDSATAAVQALGGKVSSAVSKKTGFVVFGDSPGSKYDKAVKLGVPLLDDAGFAVLLEKGPDAATEVAITSEE, encoded by the coding sequence GTGGCGACAGGCATACCCGATGAGGCCCGGCAGCGTCATGGCGAGCTGAGCCAGGAGCTCGACGACGCCAACTACCGTTACTACGTTCTCGACCAGCCGACGATCAGCGACGCGGACTACGACCGCCTGATGCGCCAGATCCTGGAGCTGGAGAGCGAGCATCCCGAGCTGATCACGCCCGACTCGCCGACGCAGAAGGTCGGGTCGCCGATCACGACCGAGTTCGACACGGTCGAGCATCTCGAGCGCATGCAGAGCCTCGACAACGCCTTCAGCACCGACGAGCTGTCCGCCTGGGTGGCGCGCGCGGAGAAGGAGGTCGGCACGCTCGCCTCGTTCCTGTGCGAGCTCAAGATCGACGGACTGGCGGTCAACCTGACCTACGAGCAGGGCCGGCTCGTACGCGGTGCGACGCGCGGTGACGGGCGCACGGGTGAGGACATCACCAACAACATCCGCACCATCGAGGCCATCCCGACCCAGCTCAAGGGGGAGGACATCCCCGACGTGCTGGAGGTGCGCGGCGAGGTCTACCTCCCGGTCGAGGCGTTCGAAAAGCTCAACGAAAGCCTGGTCGACGCGGGCAAGGCGCCGTTCGCCAACCCGCGCAACGGGGCGGCGGGGTCGCTGCGGCAAAAGGACCCGCGGGTCACCGCCAAGCGCCCGCTCAACATGATCGTGCACGGCTTCGGCACGTGGACGGGTGGCACGCAGCCCGAGAGCCAGTCGCACGCGTACGAGGTGATGCGGTCGTTCGGCCTGCCGGTGAGCGACCGCTACACGGTCGTCGACGGGCTCGAGGAGGTACGCCACTACATCGAGCACTACGGCGAAAACCGGCACGAGCCCGCGTACGAGATCGACGGTGTCGTGGTCAAGGTCGACCAGCTCACGCTGCAGCGCCGGCTCGGGTCCACGAGCCGCTGGCCGCGGTGGGCGATCGCCTGGAAGTACCCGCCGCAGGAGGTCAACACCCGGCTCCTCGACATCCGCGTCGGTGTCGGCCGCACCGGGCGGGTGACGCCGTACGGCGTGATGGAGCCGATCAAGGTCGCCGGTTCCACGGTCGCGTACGCCACGCTGCACAACGCCGACGAGGTGCGGCGCAAGGGCGTGAAGATCGGCGACATGGTCGTGCTGCGCAAGGCCGGTGACGTCATCCCCGAGATCGTCGGCCCCGTCGCCGACCTGAGGGACGGCAGTGAGCGCGAGTTCGCGATGCCGACCCACTGCCCTGAGTGCGACACGGAGCTGAGGGCGCAGAAGGAGGGCGACGTCGACATCCGCTGCCCCAACGCCCGCAACTGTCCCGCCCAGCTCCGCGAGCGCCTCTACTTCGTGGCCGGCCGCGGCGCCTTCGACATCGAGGCCCTCGGCTATGTCGCGGCGACCGCGCTGACCCAGCCGCTGGAGCCCGACGACCCGCCGGTCAAAAACGAAGGTGACCTGTTCCACCTGGACATCGACGAGCTGAAAAAGATCAAGTCCGTCGTACGCGAGCAGCGCACCGGCCTGCCCAAGATCGACCCGAAGACGGGGGAGGAGAAGGTCGTCACCTTCTTCGCCACCAAGGCGGGCGAGCCCAAGAAGACGGTGGACAAGCTCTTCGAGGAGCTGGAGAAGGCCAAGCGGCAGCCGCTCTGGCGGGTCCTGGTCGGGCTCTCGATCAGGCATGTCGGGCCCACGGCCGCGCAGGCCCTGGCGCGGGAGTTCCGGTCGATGGACCGCATCATCGAGGCCTCGGAGGAGGAGCTCACCGCGGTCGAGGACGTCGGGCCGACGATCGCGGCCGCGGTCAAGGACTGGTTCGAGGTCGACTGGCACCGCGAGATCGTCGAAAAGTGGCGCGCGGCCGGCGTGCGCATGGAGGACGAGGGCAGCGAAGGCCCACGGCCGCTCGAAGGCGTCAGCGTGGTGATCACCGGTTCGCTCGAGAGCCACAGCCGTGACTCCGCCACCGCCGCGGTGCAGGCGCTCGGCGGCAAGGTGTCCAGCGCGGTGTCCAAAAAGACCGGATTTGTGGTGTTCGGAGACAGCCCAGGGTCCAAATACGACAAAGCGGTCAAGCTCGGCGTACCTCTTCTGGACGACGCGGGATTCGCCGTTCTGCTCGAAAAAGGGCCGGATGCGGCCACTGAGGTAGCGATCACTTCCGAAGAGTGA
- a CDS encoding methionine synthase, with protein sequence MHEFPWSEGSATGVGSYPGEDPAEALQVVIGELPDLPHLPELPARGPGADMIARTAGLLVDLAVSLQPSGWRFADHPGGDTSRTHGYLAQDLDTLEELGADVEGPVKIQVAGPWTLAASIEMRSGERALADPGAVRDLTASLAEGVAAHVRDVRRRLPRATVLLQLDEPSLPGVLDGSVPTASGFSRIRSVEAPHAEERLRHVIETAGAFPIVHCCARRVPYALLRSAGAKAISADASLIRDEDAIGEAVEAGTGFLMGVVPGRGTRLPAPAKSVAPVRELWHRLGLSPRSLAASVVLTPSCGLSGATPAYARGALRHCREAGRILRDSAED encoded by the coding sequence GTGCATGAGTTCCCGTGGAGCGAAGGTTCCGCCACCGGTGTCGGCTCCTATCCCGGCGAAGACCCGGCCGAAGCGCTCCAGGTCGTGATCGGCGAACTGCCGGACCTGCCGCATCTGCCCGAGCTGCCCGCCCGCGGTCCCGGGGCGGACATGATCGCGCGGACCGCCGGGCTGCTCGTCGACCTCGCCGTCAGCCTGCAACCTTCGGGCTGGAGGTTCGCCGACCACCCCGGCGGCGACACGTCCCGTACCCACGGCTACCTCGCCCAGGACCTCGACACTCTGGAGGAGCTCGGCGCCGACGTCGAAGGACCGGTCAAGATCCAGGTGGCCGGCCCGTGGACCCTCGCCGCGTCCATCGAGATGAGGAGCGGTGAGCGAGCGCTCGCCGATCCCGGTGCGGTACGCGATCTGACGGCCTCGCTCGCCGAAGGGGTGGCCGCGCACGTCCGTGACGTACGGCGGCGGCTGCCGCGGGCGACCGTGCTCCTGCAGCTGGACGAGCCGTCCCTGCCCGGGGTGCTGGACGGCAGCGTGCCCACCGCGAGCGGCTTCTCCCGTATCCGCTCCGTCGAGGCGCCCCACGCCGAAGAACGGCTGCGGCATGTCATCGAGACGGCCGGGGCCTTCCCGATCGTGCACTGCTGCGCCCGCCGCGTCCCGTACGCCCTGCTGCGCTCGGCCGGCGCCAAGGCGATCTCGGCCGACGCGTCCCTGATCCGCGACGAGGACGCGATCGGCGAGGCCGTCGAGGCGGGTACCGGCTTCCTCATGGGCGTCGTCCCCGGGCGCGGCACCCGTCTGCCGGCCCCGGCGAAGTCCGTCGCGCCGGTACGCGAGCTGTGGCACCGCCTCGGGCTCTCACCCCGATCACTCGCCGCGTCGGTGGTCCTCACCCCGTCCTGCGGGCTGTCCGGCGCCACCCCGGCGTACGCGCGCGGCGCCCTGAGGCACTGCCGCGAGGCCGGCCGCATCCTGCGCGACTCCGCCGAGGACTGA
- a CDS encoding LLM class F420-dependent oxidoreductase yields the protein MRFGVSTFVTDEGIPPAVLGPALEERGFASLYVAEHTHVPVEMGPPSASGEGLARHYYRTLDPFVTLAVAGAATERLEVGTGIALINQRDPILLAKETASLDVVTGGRAVLGVGAGWSRREMLNHGTDPKTRVARMREYVLAIRAIWESDQAEFHGEFADFDPIYSWPKPVRRPPILIGGWGPTTLDRVIEYGDGWLPDVGREDDGLAEAVADLRARAGWHVPVVAYAAAARADRVEQLTLAGVDEILFYLPTEPTAPTLERLDTYARLTA from the coding sequence ATGAGATTCGGTGTCTCGACCTTCGTGACGGATGAGGGCATTCCGCCCGCCGTGCTCGGCCCGGCGCTGGAGGAGCGCGGCTTCGCGTCGTTGTACGTCGCGGAGCACACCCATGTTCCGGTCGAGATGGGGCCGCCGTCCGCGTCGGGCGAGGGCCTGGCGCGTCACTACTACCGGACGCTGGACCCGTTCGTGACGCTGGCCGTGGCCGGGGCCGCCACCGAGCGGCTCGAGGTCGGCACCGGCATCGCCCTGATCAACCAGCGTGACCCGATCCTGCTCGCCAAGGAGACCGCGTCCCTCGACGTGGTCACCGGTGGCCGCGCCGTACTCGGCGTCGGCGCCGGCTGGAGCCGCCGGGAGATGCTGAACCACGGCACGGACCCGAAGACCCGGGTGGCCCGTATGCGGGAGTACGTCCTCGCGATCCGGGCGATCTGGGAGAGCGACCAGGCCGAGTTCCACGGTGAGTTCGCCGACTTCGATCCGATCTACTCCTGGCCGAAGCCGGTACGCCGGCCACCGATCCTGATCGGCGGCTGGGGCCCGACGACCCTGGACCGCGTCATCGAGTACGGCGACGGCTGGCTGCCGGACGTGGGACGCGAGGACGACGGCCTGGCCGAGGCGGTGGCCGACCTGCGCGCCCGCGCGGGGTGGCACGTGCCGGTCGTGGCCTATGCCGCCGCGGCCAGGGCGGACAGGGTCGAGCAGCTGACGCTGGCGGGCGTGGACGAGATCCTGTTCTACCTGCCGACCGAGCCGACGGCCCCGACCCTCGAACGCCTCGACACCTACGCCCGCCTGACCGCCTAG
- the mnmA gene encoding tRNA 2-thiouridine(34) synthase MnmA yields MTLRVLAAMSGGVDSAVAAARAAEAGHEVTGVHLALSANPKSYRTGARGCCTLEDARDARRAADVIGIPFYVWDMAERFDRDVVQDFVSEYAAGRTPNPCLRCNEKIKFQALLDRAIALGFDAVCTGHHAQLVDGTLRRSVDQGKDQSYVLAVCTREQLAHAMFPLGDTTKADVRREADRRGLAVADKPDSHDICFIADGDTRGFLASRLGAEEGPIVDTSGEVLGSHDGAYAYTIGQRHGLRLGRPAPDGRPRYVLDISPVTNTVTVGPREALDVHEIVGERPVWLSPPPDGPLSCVVQLRAHGEVYDCTVRVEGDVLRLSLDRPARGVAKGQAAVLYAGDTVLGSSTIAVAVPSMA; encoded by the coding sequence ATGACTCTTCGCGTACTCGCCGCCATGTCGGGCGGGGTGGACTCCGCGGTGGCCGCCGCACGTGCCGCCGAAGCCGGTCACGAGGTGACCGGTGTCCATCTCGCACTGTCCGCCAACCCCAAGTCCTACCGCACCGGCGCACGTGGCTGCTGCACGCTCGAGGACGCCCGCGACGCGCGCCGCGCCGCCGACGTGATCGGCATCCCGTTCTACGTCTGGGACATGGCCGAACGCTTCGACCGCGACGTCGTGCAGGACTTCGTCAGCGAGTACGCCGCGGGCCGTACGCCCAATCCGTGCCTGCGCTGCAACGAGAAGATCAAGTTCCAGGCGCTGCTGGACCGCGCGATCGCCCTCGGCTTCGACGCGGTCTGCACCGGGCACCACGCGCAGCTGGTCGACGGCACGCTGCGGCGCAGCGTCGACCAGGGCAAGGACCAGTCCTACGTCCTGGCGGTGTGCACACGGGAGCAGCTCGCGCACGCGATGTTCCCGCTGGGCGACACGACCAAGGCGGACGTACGCCGCGAGGCCGACCGCCGCGGCCTGGCGGTCGCCGACAAGCCGGACAGCCACGACATCTGCTTCATCGCCGACGGCGACACCCGCGGTTTTCTCGCTTCGCGGCTGGGTGCGGAGGAGGGCCCGATCGTCGACACCTCCGGCGAGGTGCTGGGCTCACACGACGGCGCGTACGCGTACACGATCGGCCAGCGGCACGGACTGCGCCTCGGCCGTCCCGCGCCGGACGGACGGCCGCGCTACGTCCTGGACATCTCCCCGGTGACCAACACGGTGACGGTCGGCCCGCGCGAGGCACTCGACGTGCACGAGATCGTGGGGGAGCGCCCCGTGTGGCTCTCGCCGCCGCCGGACGGCCCGCTTTCATGTGTGGTCCAGCTGCGGGCGCACGGAGAGGTGTACGACTGCACCGTCCGCGTCGAGGGCGACGTGCTGCGCCTGAGCCTCGACCGCCCGGCGCGCGGCGTCGCCAAGGGACAGGCGGCGGTGCTGTACGCGGGTGACACGGTGCTGGGCTCGTCCACGATCGCGGTCGCGGTGCCGTCGATGGCGTGA
- a CDS encoding DUF695 domain-containing protein: protein MGFFRRSPDAAAPHTEAIARFWEWWPQARRRLDNGMPADIADDMSAYVEAIHKDLEWEIGPGPGLTVSGGGVDELRGIAERWLLGAPDDGWVFRAARPADPAMLSGKLQLDEHEFDLEYVRMGLRADSTRARVDITSYHPDFLFVPDETRLALTYRVLDWALGEDDVARWVGEVTTVADEPLDALPPSMLPTVVEQISAPFSEPAWLVGEGRTPLGHAARVSVRFPLHRQDYPLCDQYISVALPYAHANPDRLPVEPSASALRDFETAVEALGSGAVLAAHETGDGRRTLHLYADPGSGAVAKIDQLAASWSEGRAKVTTQPDPAWTALAPYRP from the coding sequence ATGGGATTCTTCCGCCGTTCACCCGACGCCGCAGCCCCGCACACCGAGGCCATCGCCCGCTTCTGGGAGTGGTGGCCGCAGGCCCGCAGACGGCTCGACAACGGGATGCCCGCCGACATCGCGGATGACATGTCCGCGTACGTCGAGGCCATACACAAAGATCTCGAATGGGAGATCGGCCCCGGTCCCGGCCTGACCGTGAGCGGCGGCGGCGTCGACGAGCTGCGCGGCATCGCCGAACGCTGGCTGCTCGGCGCCCCCGACGACGGCTGGGTGTTCCGCGCGGCGCGCCCGGCCGACCCGGCGATGCTCAGCGGGAAGCTCCAGCTCGACGAGCACGAGTTCGACCTGGAGTACGTACGTATGGGGCTGCGCGCCGACTCGACCCGCGCGCGCGTCGACATCACCTCCTACCACCCGGACTTTCTCTTCGTCCCGGACGAGACCCGGCTCGCCCTCACCTACCGCGTGCTCGACTGGGCGCTCGGCGAGGACGACGTCGCGCGCTGGGTGGGCGAGGTCACGACGGTCGCGGACGAGCCCCTGGACGCGCTGCCGCCGAGCATGCTGCCGACCGTGGTCGAGCAGATCTCCGCGCCGTTCAGCGAGCCGGCGTGGCTGGTCGGCGAGGGCCGTACGCCGCTGGGTCACGCCGCGCGGGTCTCCGTACGCTTCCCGCTGCACCGGCAGGACTATCCGCTGTGCGACCAGTACATCTCGGTCGCACTGCCGTACGCCCACGCCAACCCCGACCGGCTGCCGGTCGAGCCGTCGGCCTCGGCGCTGCGTGACTTCGAGACGGCCGTCGAGGCGCTGGGCAGCGGAGCCGTACTCGCCGCGCACGAGACCGGCGACGGGCGCCGCACCCTGCACCTGTACGCCGACCCCGGGTCGGGTGCGGTCGCGAAGATCGACCAGCTCGCCGCGTCCTGGTCCGAGGGGCGTGCCAAGGTCACCACGCAGCCGGATCCGGCCTGGACCGCGCTGGCGCCGTACCGTCCTTAG
- a CDS encoding cysteine desulfurase family protein: MVYLDHAATTPMLPEAIDAMTAEMARVGNPSSLHASGRRARRVVEESREIIAEAMGARPSEVVFTSGGTEADNLAVKGIFWARRDAGPGRTRVLVSAVEHHAVLDSADLLAEREGATVERLPVDEHGRVLPATLRAAVERDPDSVALVSVMWANNEVGTVQPISELAEIAREHGIPFHTDAVQATALLPVRFTTDAMTITGHKIGGPVGVGALLLAKGLDPVPVMHGGGQERDVRSGTLDTAGIAAFAAAIGVAVSRRTAEADRLTRLRDDLIGRIRKEVPDAVLNGDPVDRLPGNAHFSFPGCEGDALLMLLDARGIECSTGSACSAGVAEPSHVLLAMGADLGRARGSLRFSLGHDSAEADVEAAAAAIGPVVERARRAGAV; the protein is encoded by the coding sequence ATGGTGTACCTGGATCATGCGGCGACCACGCCGATGCTGCCCGAGGCGATCGACGCGATGACCGCGGAGATGGCGCGCGTCGGGAACCCCTCTTCACTGCACGCCTCCGGTCGACGGGCACGGCGCGTCGTCGAGGAGTCACGCGAGATCATCGCCGAGGCGATGGGCGCCCGTCCCAGCGAGGTGGTGTTCACCAGCGGCGGCACCGAGGCCGACAACCTCGCGGTCAAGGGCATCTTCTGGGCCCGGCGCGACGCCGGCCCCGGGCGTACCCGCGTGCTCGTCAGCGCGGTCGAGCACCACGCCGTACTCGACTCGGCCGACCTGCTGGCCGAACGCGAGGGCGCCACCGTCGAGCGCCTCCCGGTCGACGAACACGGCCGCGTCCTCCCCGCCACACTGCGTGCCGCCGTCGAGCGGGACCCGGACTCGGTCGCCCTCGTCAGCGTCATGTGGGCCAACAACGAGGTCGGCACGGTGCAGCCGATCAGTGAGCTCGCCGAGATCGCCCGCGAGCACGGCATCCCGTTCCACACCGACGCCGTGCAGGCGACCGCGCTGTTGCCGGTCCGGTTCACGACCGACGCCATGACCATCACCGGGCACAAGATCGGCGGCCCGGTCGGCGTCGGCGCGCTGCTGCTGGCCAAGGGGCTCGACCCGGTCCCGGTGATGCACGGCGGCGGCCAGGAGCGCGACGTGCGATCCGGCACGCTCGACACGGCCGGGATCGCGGCGTTCGCCGCCGCGATCGGCGTCGCGGTCTCGCGCCGCACCGCCGAGGCCGACCGCCTCACGCGGCTACGCGACGACCTCATCGGGCGCATCCGCAAGGAGGTCCCGGACGCCGTGCTCAACGGCGACCCGGTCGACCGCCTGCCCGGCAACGCGCACTTCTCGTTCCCCGGATGTGAGGGCGACGCCCTGCTGATGCTGCTCGACGCGCGCGGAATCGAGTGCTCCACGGGCTCGGCGTGCTCGGCGGGCGTGGCCGAGCCCAGTCACGTACTCCTGGCGATGGGCGCCGACCTCGGCAGGGCCCGCGGGTCGCTGAGGTTCTCCCTCGGCCACGACTCGGCCGAGGCCGACGTCGAGGCCGCGGCGGCGGCGATCGGCCCCGTGGTCGAGCGCGCGCGCCGCGCGGGCGCCGTCTGA
- a CDS encoding TetR/AcrR family transcriptional regulator has translation MKRDDLLDAAEALLCEQGTQALTLSAVADRAGVSKGGLLYHFHTKEALVRGLVARLVEEFDALIASYDSGGPGAYTRAFVEANLAVVMDRDQSRLLRRWATVSAAAADPELLALVREAMHRWHDVDPADDPDPVAARMARLAAEGLWEVVIHDPGLYDEAQLEELRERLLEQL, from the coding sequence ATGAAACGAGACGACCTCCTCGACGCCGCCGAGGCTCTGCTCTGCGAGCAGGGCACCCAGGCGCTCACCCTGTCCGCGGTGGCCGACCGCGCCGGGGTCAGCAAGGGTGGTCTGCTCTACCACTTCCACACCAAGGAAGCGCTGGTCAGAGGTCTCGTCGCACGGCTCGTGGAGGAGTTCGACGCGTTGATCGCGTCCTACGACTCGGGCGGCCCGGGGGCGTACACACGCGCCTTCGTGGAGGCCAACCTGGCCGTCGTCATGGACCGTGACCAGTCACGGCTCCTGCGGCGATGGGCGACGGTGAGCGCGGCCGCGGCCGATCCGGAGCTGCTCGCCCTGGTCCGCGAGGCCATGCACCGCTGGCATGACGTCGATCCGGCCGACGACCCTGATCCGGTCGCCGCACGGATGGCGCGGCTGGCCGCCGAGGGGCTCTGGGAGGTCGTCATACACGACCCCGGCCTCTACGACGAGGCGCAGCTCGAAGAGCTGCGCGAACGGCTGCTCGAACAGCTTTAG
- a CDS encoding MFS transporter encodes MTSRVLSRARLGTVLTFALAGMLCGIWVSRTPALAARFGLSDGSVGIAILVWGIGAIIAMQGLRGVIARAGSHAVLRIAAPLTALSLALIGLAPNWPLLLAAVAVFGMTFGLTDIGMNAQGSAVERSYGRPVMNAMHAGWSAGAISGGLLGVLSASAGLSFGQTLFCGGLLALPATLAIGRCYIPDGPVSAATGDRRTRLPLVVYIVGGLAFAAFMMEGSIADWSGLYLSRELGAGEAIGALGYPMFEGAMLAGRLVGDRLRSRVGTRRLMTYAGLGTAGAVAVVVLAPTAEVALAGFVLTGLAICTVIPTTISVAGTIAPGRSAGAVAQVGAMGYGGLVLGPVVIGFLANVSSLRVGLGVAAVLGLLIAAGARYVPMRRLVAIAGEREHEREAVSLAA; translated from the coding sequence ATGACGTCTCGGGTCCTCTCCCGTGCACGCCTGGGCACCGTACTCACGTTCGCCCTGGCCGGCATGCTCTGCGGAATCTGGGTGTCGCGTACCCCGGCGCTCGCCGCGAGGTTCGGGCTGAGCGACGGCTCTGTCGGCATCGCGATCCTCGTCTGGGGAATCGGTGCCATCATCGCGATGCAGGGGCTGCGGGGCGTCATCGCCCGGGCCGGCAGCCACGCGGTGCTGCGGATCGCGGCGCCGCTGACCGCACTCAGCCTGGCGCTCATCGGCCTGGCCCCGAACTGGCCGTTGCTGCTCGCCGCCGTCGCGGTGTTCGGCATGACCTTCGGCCTGACCGACATCGGGATGAACGCGCAGGGCAGCGCTGTGGAACGTTCCTATGGCCGGCCGGTCATGAACGCGATGCACGCCGGATGGTCCGCGGGGGCCATCTCGGGCGGCCTGCTCGGTGTGCTCAGCGCCTCGGCCGGGCTGTCCTTCGGCCAGACCCTGTTCTGCGGCGGGCTGCTCGCCCTGCCCGCGACTCTGGCGATCGGGCGTTGCTACATCCCCGACGGCCCCGTGTCCGCGGCGACCGGCGACCGCCGTACGAGGCTTCCGCTCGTGGTCTACATCGTCGGCGGGCTGGCGTTCGCCGCGTTCATGATGGAGGGCTCGATCGCCGACTGGAGCGGGCTGTACCTGAGCCGCGAGCTCGGCGCCGGCGAGGCGATCGGCGCCCTCGGCTACCCGATGTTCGAGGGCGCGATGCTGGCCGGACGGCTCGTGGGCGACCGGCTGCGCTCCCGTGTCGGCACCCGCCGGCTGATGACGTACGCCGGCCTGGGTACGGCCGGTGCGGTGGCCGTCGTCGTCCTGGCGCCGACGGCCGAGGTCGCGCTCGCCGGCTTCGTCCTCACCGGCCTGGCGATCTGTACGGTGATCCCGACCACCATCTCGGTCGCCGGCACGATCGCGCCCGGCCGCTCGGCCGGCGCGGTCGCCCAGGTCGGCGCGATGGGGTACGGAGGCCTGGTACTCGGACCCGTCGTGATCGGCTTCCTGGCGAACGTGTCGTCACTGCGCGTCGGGCTGGGCGTGGCCGCCGTACTCGGACTGCTCATCGCGGCCGGCGCCCGCTACGTCCCGATGCGACGCCTGGTCGCCATCGCCGGCGAACGCGAGCACGAGCGTGAGGCCGTCAGCCTCGCCGCCTGA
- a CDS encoding cupin domain-containing protein, which translates to MVGNAIVLADGEGQVYSARGSELVFKAGRATTDGRFSFMDRTLPPGGRRPPKHVHVAASEAFYVLEGEIEFWLDDATTRQGAGAFVLVPGGVSHSFANAGPEPARLLILHAPAMDAYFEELHELWLGDEPPAPETEKELMRRHGMVTET; encoded by the coding sequence ATGGTGGGCAACGCGATCGTGCTGGCCGACGGCGAGGGGCAGGTCTACAGCGCCCGCGGGAGCGAGCTGGTGTTCAAGGCCGGGCGGGCGACCACCGACGGCCGGTTCTCCTTCATGGACCGCACGCTCCCGCCGGGCGGGCGGCGGCCGCCCAAGCACGTGCACGTCGCGGCCTCCGAGGCGTTCTACGTCCTCGAGGGCGAGATCGAGTTCTGGCTCGACGACGCCACGACCCGGCAGGGAGCGGGCGCGTTCGTCCTCGTACCGGGCGGGGTCTCCCACAGCTTCGCGAACGCCGGGCCCGAGCCGGCCCGGCTGCTGATCCTGCACGCGCCCGCGATGGACGCCTACTTCGAGGAGCTGCACGAACTCTGGCTGGGCGACGAGCCGCCCGCACCGGAGACGGAGAAGGAGTTGATGCGACGCCACGGCATGGTCACGGAGACCTGA
- a CDS encoding electron transfer flavoprotein subunit alpha/FixB family protein gives MAEILVLVDHVDGEVKKVTFELLTLARAHGEAAAVWIGPGYEGAKDKLAEYGAAKVYVAADEELTSYVVAPKAELLAQLVADKSPAAVLVPATGEGKEIAGRLAVKIDSGVLTDVVGLADDFVGEHSIFGGAIVSHAKVSKGTPIVAVRPNSTAPEASPSTPEEEQVSVSLSDAAKGTHVVEKVVQEKGERPELTEAAIVVSGGRGVGGADNFKLIEDLADSLGAAVGASRAATDAGWYPHSFQVGQTGKTVSPQLYVAVGISGAIQHRAGMQTSKTIVAINKDSEAPIFELVDYGVVGDLFQVAPQLTEEIKKRK, from the coding sequence ATGGCTGAGATTCTCGTCCTCGTCGACCATGTCGACGGGGAGGTCAAGAAGGTCACCTTCGAGCTCCTGACACTGGCCAGGGCGCACGGCGAGGCCGCCGCGGTCTGGATCGGGCCGGGGTATGAGGGTGCCAAGGACAAGCTGGCCGAGTACGGCGCCGCCAAGGTGTACGTCGCCGCCGACGAGGAGCTGACGTCCTACGTCGTCGCGCCGAAGGCGGAGCTGCTCGCACAGCTCGTGGCGGACAAGTCGCCCGCCGCGGTGCTGGTGCCCGCGACCGGTGAGGGCAAGGAGATCGCGGGCCGGCTCGCGGTCAAGATCGACTCTGGCGTCCTGACCGACGTGGTCGGTCTGGCGGACGACTTCGTCGGCGAGCACTCGATCTTCGGTGGGGCGATCGTCTCGCACGCCAAGGTGTCGAAGGGCACGCCTATCGTCGCCGTACGGCCCAACTCCACCGCCCCCGAGGCCTCCCCTTCCACGCCGGAGGAGGAGCAGGTGTCGGTGAGTCTCTCCGACGCCGCCAAGGGCACTCACGTGGTCGAGAAGGTCGTCCAGGAGAAGGGTGAGCGCCCCGAGCTCACCGAGGCCGCGATCGTGGTCTCCGGTGGCCGTGGTGTCGGCGGAGCCGACAACTTCAAGCTCATCGAGGACCTGGCGGACTCACTCGGCGCGGCGGTCGGCGCCTCGCGCGCCGCCACCGACGCCGGCTGGTACCCGCACAGCTTCCAGGTCGGCCAGACCGGCAAGACGGTGTCGCCGCAGCTCTACGTCGCGGTCGGCATCTCCGGGGCCATCCAGCACCGGGCCGGCATGCAGACCTCCAAGACGATCGTCGCCATCAACAAGGACTCCGAGGCGCCGATCTTCGAGCTGGTCGACTACGGAGTGGTGGGCGACCTGTTCCAGGTGGCACCGCAGCTCACCGAAGAGATCAAGAAGCGCAAGTAG